A DNA window from Micromonospora sp. NBC_01739 contains the following coding sequences:
- a CDS encoding acyltransferase domain-containing protein encodes MEAADIAARLGVPVEEVERVHRLAADLPSAPLPARSAAPAILDRLAVPPEDAAEIMAAWPDPDSPRWTPELRWLLDRSIALVRADLGGHGWLPPGPELPRDRGPAWRHLYVYAYLALVEVAMGYHRDHGIPEPVSWTALADLGRNLAIDRRMNGEGWPVMQSWLTLHVRGAVYELGRLQHHRGGATLDLHIPDSGPMTPQAVADSLDQAREFFPRHFPEEHYTEFACGSWLLDPQLAEYLPADSNIVRFQRRFELEPYEQPEGLDPDVEVLRFVFRTLTTPLERLPRRTVLQRAVIDHLAAGRHWQWRRGRFPF; translated from the coding sequence ATGGAGGCCGCCGACATCGCCGCCCGCTTAGGGGTGCCCGTCGAGGAGGTCGAGCGGGTGCACCGGCTCGCCGCCGACCTGCCCTCGGCTCCGCTGCCCGCCAGATCCGCAGCCCCCGCGATCCTCGACCGCCTGGCGGTACCCCCGGAGGACGCCGCCGAGATCATGGCGGCCTGGCCCGACCCGGACTCCCCACGGTGGACCCCGGAGCTGCGGTGGCTGCTGGACCGCTCGATCGCCCTGGTCCGCGCCGACCTGGGCGGCCACGGTTGGCTGCCGCCCGGCCCGGAGTTGCCCCGGGACCGAGGCCCCGCCTGGCGGCACCTCTACGTGTACGCGTACCTGGCCCTGGTCGAGGTAGCCATGGGATACCACCGTGACCACGGCATCCCCGAGCCCGTCTCCTGGACCGCCTTGGCCGACCTGGGCCGGAACCTGGCCATCGACCGGCGGATGAACGGCGAGGGTTGGCCGGTCATGCAGAGCTGGTTGACCCTGCATGTGCGGGGTGCCGTGTACGAGCTGGGACGGTTGCAGCACCACCGGGGCGGCGCCACCCTGGACCTGCACATCCCGGACTCGGGGCCGATGACCCCGCAGGCCGTGGCGGACTCCCTCGATCAGGCCCGGGAGTTCTTCCCGCGCCACTTCCCCGAGGAGCACTACACCGAGTTCGCCTGCGGCTCCTGGCTGCTGGATCCCCAACTGGCGGAGTACCTGCCGGCGGACTCCAACATCGTCCGGTTCCAGCGCCGGTTCGAGCTGGAACCCTACGAGCAGCCCGAGGGGCTGGACCCCGATGTGGAGGTGCTGCGGTTCGTGTTCCGGACCCTGACCACCCCACTGGAGCGGTTGCCGCGCCGTACCGTGCTGCAACGCGCCGTCATCGACCACCTGGCCGCCGGCCGCCACTGGCAGTGGCGTCGCGGCCGGTTCCCCTTCTAG
- a CDS encoding helix-turn-helix domain-containing protein, whose amino-acid sequence MSAPLSATPWRRLPTDLATAMRPHLPATVPAVAVAVTEATPAFATVTDEKFRRDVHTAVQVALDRFLDLVGTDEPALPPRIREVFVALGAAEAREDRGPEALLAALRMAARVLLRTASQSLARLRPVDTEELIDLSDAVSAYVAELAAASTDGYALQVREQAGEDRRRHLAELLLRGDGMANAVQAAAARIGWPDLHTVVPVLLPLEQARDARFRFGADGLVVERGRDAVLVLRAGPRTTRAALSAALAGRWAVVGPALAWPQVPAAVRLAEQAAGLVEPDAGPVFVDDHLVSLTLRGEPGALAVLTERRLAPLHDLRPAQRDNLLVTLHSWLRHWGARAEVSAELFVHPQTVSYRLKRLRDRYGGDLDDPTVRLELLVVLAGLFGPPRHHAGR is encoded by the coding sequence GTGAGCGCGCCCCTGTCCGCCACCCCCTGGCGGCGACTGCCCACCGACCTGGCCACCGCCATGCGCCCGCACCTGCCGGCCACCGTGCCCGCCGTGGCGGTGGCGGTCACCGAGGCCACCCCCGCCTTCGCCACCGTCACGGACGAGAAGTTCCGCCGGGACGTGCACACGGCCGTCCAGGTGGCCCTGGACCGCTTCCTGGACTTGGTCGGCACGGACGAACCCGCGCTACCACCCCGCATCCGGGAGGTCTTCGTCGCCCTGGGCGCCGCCGAGGCCCGCGAGGACCGGGGCCCGGAGGCGCTGCTGGCCGCGCTGCGGATGGCGGCCCGGGTGCTGCTGCGGACCGCCTCGCAGTCCCTGGCCCGGCTCCGCCCGGTGGACACCGAGGAACTGATCGATCTCTCCGACGCCGTCAGCGCCTATGTCGCCGAACTGGCCGCCGCCAGCACCGACGGGTACGCCCTGCAGGTGCGCGAGCAGGCCGGCGAGGACCGGCGGCGGCACCTGGCCGAACTGCTGCTGCGTGGCGACGGCATGGCCAACGCCGTGCAGGCCGCCGCCGCCCGGATCGGCTGGCCGGACCTACACACCGTGGTGCCTGTACTGCTGCCGCTGGAGCAGGCCCGCGACGCCCGGTTCCGGTTCGGCGCGGACGGCCTGGTCGTGGAGCGCGGCCGGGACGCCGTGCTGGTGCTGCGCGCCGGGCCCCGGACGACCCGGGCCGCCCTGAGCGCGGCGTTGGCCGGCCGGTGGGCGGTGGTCGGCCCGGCCCTGGCCTGGCCGCAGGTCCCCGCGGCGGTACGCCTGGCCGAACAGGCCGCCGGGCTTGTCGAGCCTGACGCTGGACCGGTCTTCGTCGACGACCACCTGGTGTCGCTGACCCTGCGCGGGGAACCCGGCGCCCTGGCCGTGCTCACCGAACGCAGACTGGCCCCGCTGCACGACCTGCGTCCGGCGCAGCGGGACAACCTGCTGGTCACCCTGCATTCCTGGCTGCGGCACTGGGGGGCCCGGGCGGAGGTCTCCGCCGAACTGTTCGTCCACCCGCAGACCGTCAGCTACCGGCTCAAACGCCTGCGCGACCGGTATGGCGGCGACCTCGACGACCCGACCGTCCGGCTGGAACTGCTGGTGGTGCTGGCCGGCCTGTTCGGCCCCCCACGACACCACGCAGGTCGGTAG
- a CDS encoding GNAT family N-acetyltransferase encodes MEIREIAPGRDEALVRELLSIQQAAYAVEAALIGDDRIPPLHETLDALRSAPLRWLGAFQQEALIGAIGWSEEDSLVDIDRLLVDPAAHRRGAGRGLVAAVLVIAGHRRVVVATGRDNRPARRLYEGLGFVRTDELEAIPGLWITRYAHARPGSATSDRVERAGRTAGWDEDLAPGQRVLLRRWLPGATLVREHSWGLVATRVVEVSWAGSRFIVKAGGAEDRHIARELHAHRTWLRPWTDRGRAPTLVHGSIQEKILVTRYLPGDLVLGTAHAEQPDTYRQAGELLALLHAQTSVLNDDYERRENERSLAWLGRPHRIPASTVARLRAEIADWPTPPAILVPTHGDWQPRNWLIHHGVVSIIDFGRAALRPALTDFARLAVQEFRRDPRLEAAFLDGYGADPREPGAWHRTLVRNAIGTAAWAHQVGDEAFEAQGHRMLAEVLTAGPA; translated from the coding sequence ATGGAGATCAGGGAGATCGCACCGGGCAGGGACGAAGCCCTGGTCCGGGAACTGCTGAGCATCCAGCAGGCGGCGTACGCGGTGGAGGCGGCGCTCATCGGCGACGACCGGATCCCGCCACTGCACGAGACCCTCGACGCGCTGCGCTCCGCACCCCTGAGGTGGCTCGGCGCCTTCCAGCAGGAAGCCCTGATCGGGGCGATCGGCTGGTCGGAGGAGGACTCCCTGGTGGACATCGACCGGCTGCTGGTCGATCCGGCGGCCCATCGGCGAGGAGCCGGCCGGGGGTTGGTGGCGGCCGTTCTGGTGATCGCGGGTCACCGTCGAGTCGTCGTCGCCACGGGCCGGGACAACCGCCCCGCCCGGCGGCTGTACGAGGGTCTGGGGTTCGTGCGGACCGACGAGTTGGAGGCCATCCCCGGTCTCTGGATCACCCGGTACGCCCATGCGAGGCCAGGATCAGCGACCTCCGACCGGGTCGAGCGGGCCGGGCGGACGGCGGGTTGGGACGAGGATCTGGCGCCAGGGCAGCGGGTACTGCTGCGGCGGTGGCTGCCGGGGGCGACCCTGGTGCGGGAGCACAGCTGGGGCCTGGTGGCGACCAGGGTGGTCGAGGTTTCCTGGGCGGGGTCCCGGTTCATCGTCAAGGCCGGTGGTGCCGAGGACCGCCACATCGCCCGGGAACTGCACGCCCACCGCACCTGGTTGCGGCCCTGGACCGACCGGGGCCGGGCACCCACCCTGGTGCACGGCAGCATCCAGGAGAAGATCCTCGTCACCCGCTACCTGCCCGGTGACCTGGTGCTCGGCACCGCCCACGCCGAGCAGCCCGACACCTACCGGCAGGCGGGCGAGTTGCTGGCCCTGCTGCACGCCCAGACCTCGGTCCTCAACGACGACTACGAGCGGCGGGAGAACGAGCGGTCACTGGCCTGGCTGGGCCGACCACACCGGATTCCCGCGAGCACCGTCGCGCGGCTGCGGGCCGAGATCGCCGACTGGCCCACCCCGCCCGCCATCCTGGTGCCCACCCACGGGGACTGGCAGCCCCGCAACTGGCTGATTCACCACGGAGTCGTCAGCATCATCGACTTCGGCCGGGCCGCACTGCGTCCCGCCCTCACGGACTTCGCCCGGCTGGCCGTGCAGGAGTTCCGTCGGGATCCGCGCCTGGAAGCGGCCTTCCTCGACGGGTACGGTGCCGATCCTCGGGAGCCGGGCGCCTGGCACCGCACCCTGGTCCGGAACGCGATCGGCACCGCGGCCTGGGCCCACCAGGTGGGCGACGAGGCGTTCGAGGCCCAAGGCCATCGGATGCTGGCCGAGGTGCTGACCGCCGGACCGGCGTAG
- a CDS encoding xylulokinase: MAATAPQVFAVDLGTSALKAALVAADGTVTGWAERSLPLRVLPGGGAEQDPATWWAALGAVAADLGRACPDQMRAVTTVCASTQGEGTIAVDSAGEPLTPCISWLDMRGAPHLRRQFGGFPAYQGMSVRRIARWLRLTGGMPSPTGKDPAAHMLFVRDQLPQVYARTTAFLNVLDWINLKLTGRTVATVDSILTSWVTDNRRPGEVRYSPALVADCGIDADKLPPIVACTEVLGPLTPAAAAHLGLPESVQVVAGAIDTTAAAIGAGTTGDQQAHLYLGTSSWIAAHVPAKKTDVLAGIASVPCAIGDRYLMTALQATAGANLTWLRDKVVEYDDPLLGAGHLSRDEGTIFDAFDLIIPRVPPGANGVLYTPWLYGERAPVDDANLRAGFLNISLDTNRSDLLRAVFEGVALNTRWLTGAVDRFLGIPVTSLAITGGGALSDSWCQIFADVLGVEIRRDAGPLAVNARGAGWIGAVGTGRLDFGDIPDLMRTDRVFTPIPQHRATYDEIFAVYRDLHKRLAPVYRRLHRPR; encoded by the coding sequence GTGGCCGCCACCGCCCCTCAGGTGTTCGCGGTCGATCTGGGCACCTCGGCGTTGAAGGCCGCCCTGGTCGCCGCCGACGGCACCGTCACCGGCTGGGCCGAGCGCTCCCTGCCGCTGCGGGTGCTGCCCGGTGGCGGCGCCGAACAGGATCCGGCCACCTGGTGGGCCGCGCTCGGGGCGGTCGCCGCCGACCTGGGCCGGGCCTGTCCCGACCAGATGCGGGCGGTGACCACGGTCTGCGCCTCCACCCAGGGTGAGGGCACCATCGCGGTGGACTCCGCCGGGGAACCCCTGACCCCGTGCATCTCCTGGCTGGACATGCGGGGGGCACCCCACCTGCGTCGACAGTTCGGCGGCTTCCCCGCGTACCAGGGGATGTCCGTGCGCCGCATCGCGCGGTGGCTGCGGCTCACCGGGGGGATGCCCTCCCCCACCGGCAAGGACCCCGCGGCCCACATGCTGTTCGTCCGCGACCAGCTACCCCAGGTGTACGCCCGCACCACCGCCTTCCTCAACGTGCTGGACTGGATCAACCTGAAGCTCACCGGGCGGACGGTGGCCACGGTCGACTCGATCCTCACCTCCTGGGTGACCGACAACCGCCGACCCGGCGAGGTCCGCTACTCCCCCGCCCTGGTCGCCGACTGCGGCATCGACGCCGACAAGTTGCCACCGATCGTGGCCTGCACGGAGGTGCTCGGCCCGCTGACCCCGGCCGCCGCCGCGCACCTGGGGCTGCCCGAGTCGGTCCAGGTGGTGGCCGGGGCGATCGACACCACCGCGGCGGCGATCGGGGCCGGCACCACCGGCGACCAGCAGGCCCACCTCTACCTGGGCACCTCCTCCTGGATCGCCGCACACGTGCCCGCCAAGAAGACCGACGTGCTGGCCGGAATCGCCTCGGTGCCCTGCGCGATCGGCGACCGATACCTGATGACCGCCCTGCAGGCCACCGCCGGGGCCAACCTGACCTGGCTGCGGGACAAGGTCGTCGAGTACGACGATCCCCTGCTCGGCGCCGGTCACCTCAGCCGGGACGAGGGCACCATCTTCGACGCCTTCGACCTGATCATCCCCCGGGTGCCGCCGGGGGCCAACGGGGTGCTCTACACCCCCTGGCTGTACGGCGAGCGGGCCCCGGTCGACGACGCGAACCTGCGCGCCGGTTTCCTCAACATCTCCCTGGACACCAACCGCTCCGACCTGCTGCGGGCGGTCTTCGAGGGGGTGGCCCTCAACACCCGCTGGCTCACCGGGGCGGTCGACCGGTTCCTGGGCATCCCGGTCACCTCGTTGGCGATCACCGGCGGCGGGGCCCTGTCGGACTCCTGGTGTCAGATCTTCGCCGACGTGCTGGGGGTGGAGATCCGCCGGGACGCCGGACCGCTGGCGGTGAACGCCCGGGGGGCGGGATGGATCGGTGCGGTCGGCACCGGTCGGCTCGACTTCGGCGACATCCCCGACCTGATGCGTACGGATCGGGTCTTCACCCCGATCCCGCAGCACCGGGCCACCTACGACGAGATCTTCGCGGTCTACCGGGACCTGCACAAGCGGCTGGCCCCGGTGTACCGCCGGTTGCACCGGCCCCGCTGA
- a CDS encoding aminotransferase class III-fold pyridoxal phosphate-dependent enzyme, translating to MQHRLSRQHVVDMCRTMLDRGYLKATEGNVSVRVPGHRLYAVTPSNYDYDRMRVEDICIVDFDGRHVPDDSGVELKPSIECGMHANIYRERPDVNAIVHTHQPYASALAFLRKPIPALTDEQVRFLGREVAIIDYAPSGTSFLARNVQKKVAGGDNAFIIANHGVVAVGTDPDRAVFNMALLEKVCIAYLLALTSEAGRVFTIPTAIREIAFGKLRADEKRIAAQITEAVEPLRVPADEPLPSADAVAAETTAEAVDPEASGAEAARLGYAISTYPDVEDVMRRLKALTAQPIRGLRHDALLDVLNYFDTKCRASKEITDRAKRRIPGGVQHNLAFNYPFPLAIEKAEGAYLVDRDGNTYIDFLQAGGPTILGSNYRPVNERVAEVVRECGPVTGLFHEYELKLAEIIHRYMPHIQMYRALGSGTEAVMAAVRGARAFTGKKMVIKVGGAYHGWSDTMVYGLRVPGTYRMNAKGIPFGATARTREAFPHDLGQLRRKLIENRLRGGTAAVVVEPVGPESGTRPAPRDFNAQVRQLCDEFGALLIFDEVVTGFRLGLGGAAGYFGVTPDLTVLGKAVSGGYPMAGGVGGHAEVMAVFGSGLDGRSGAHIQVGGTLSANPLSCAAGYFAIEEMARTNAPVIAGRAGDRLTRGLQRLIDSYGLPYVAYNQGSIVHLECSGVMLLDMRHPVKLLKENKARKRLMEQMGAAYTAHGIITLAGSRMYTSMADTDAVIDDALTRFDQVFALVEGV from the coding sequence GTGCAGCATCGCCTGTCCCGTCAGCATGTGGTCGACATGTGCCGCACCATGCTGGACCGTGGCTACCTCAAGGCCACCGAGGGCAACGTGTCCGTGCGGGTGCCCGGTCACCGGTTGTACGCGGTGACCCCGAGCAACTACGACTACGACCGGATGCGGGTCGAGGACATCTGCATCGTCGACTTCGACGGCCGGCATGTGCCGGACGACTCCGGGGTGGAACTCAAGCCCTCCATCGAGTGCGGGATGCACGCCAACATCTACCGGGAACGCCCGGATGTCAACGCGATCGTGCACACCCATCAGCCGTACGCCTCGGCCCTGGCCTTTCTGCGCAAGCCGATCCCGGCGCTCACCGACGAGCAGGTGCGGTTCCTCGGTCGGGAGGTGGCGATCATCGACTACGCCCCCTCGGGCACCTCCTTCCTGGCCCGCAACGTGCAGAAGAAGGTGGCCGGCGGGGACAACGCCTTCATCATCGCCAACCACGGGGTGGTGGCGGTGGGCACCGACCCGGACCGGGCGGTGTTCAACATGGCCCTGCTGGAGAAGGTCTGCATCGCCTACCTGCTGGCATTGACCAGCGAGGCGGGTCGGGTCTTCACCATCCCCACCGCGATCCGGGAGATCGCCTTCGGCAAGTTGCGTGCCGACGAGAAGCGCATCGCCGCCCAGATCACCGAGGCGGTGGAGCCGCTGCGGGTGCCGGCCGACGAGCCGCTGCCCAGCGCGGACGCGGTCGCCGCGGAAACCACGGCGGAGGCGGTCGACCCGGAGGCGAGCGGGGCCGAGGCCGCCCGGTTGGGGTATGCGATCAGCACCTACCCGGACGTCGAGGACGTGATGCGGCGGCTGAAGGCCCTGACCGCCCAGCCGATCCGGGGGCTGCGGCACGACGCGCTGCTCGACGTGCTGAACTACTTCGACACCAAGTGTCGGGCCAGCAAGGAGATCACCGACCGGGCCAAACGGCGCATCCCCGGCGGGGTGCAGCACAACCTGGCCTTCAACTACCCCTTCCCGCTGGCCATCGAGAAGGCCGAGGGGGCGTACCTGGTCGACCGGGACGGCAACACCTACATCGACTTCCTGCAGGCCGGTGGGCCGACCATCCTGGGCAGCAACTACCGCCCGGTCAACGAGCGGGTGGCCGAGGTGGTCCGCGAGTGCGGCCCGGTGACCGGCCTGTTCCACGAGTACGAACTCAAACTCGCCGAGATCATCCACCGGTACATGCCGCACATCCAGATGTACCGCGCCCTGGGCTCCGGCACGGAGGCGGTGATGGCGGCGGTCCGCGGCGCCCGGGCCTTCACCGGCAAGAAGATGGTGATCAAGGTCGGTGGGGCGTACCACGGCTGGTCCGACACCATGGTCTACGGGCTGCGGGTGCCCGGCACGTACCGGATGAACGCCAAGGGCATCCCCTTCGGGGCCACCGCCCGCACCCGGGAGGCCTTCCCGCACGACCTGGGGCAGCTCAGACGCAAGCTGATCGAGAACCGGCTGCGCGGCGGCACGGCGGCCGTGGTGGTCGAGCCGGTGGGCCCGGAGTCCGGCACCCGGCCGGCGCCCCGGGACTTCAACGCGCAGGTCCGCCAGTTGTGTGACGAGTTCGGCGCGTTGCTGATCTTCGACGAGGTGGTCACCGGGTTCCGGCTGGGTCTGGGCGGGGCGGCCGGCTACTTCGGGGTCACCCCGGATCTGACCGTGCTGGGCAAGGCGGTCTCCGGGGGCTACCCGATGGCCGGTGGGGTGGGTGGTCACGCGGAGGTGATGGCGGTCTTCGGTTCCGGCCTGGACGGCAGGAGCGGGGCGCACATCCAGGTCGGCGGGACGCTGTCGGCCAATCCCCTGTCCTGCGCGGCCGGCTACTTCGCCATCGAGGAGATGGCCCGGACCAACGCACCCGTCATCGCGGGGCGGGCCGGTGACCGGCTGACCCGGGGACTGCAACGGCTGATCGACTCGTACGGGCTGCCGTATGTCGCGTACAACCAGGGTTCGATCGTGCACCTGGAGTGCAGCGGGGTGATGCTGCTGGACATGCGGCACCCGGTGAAGCTGCTCAAGGAGAACAAGGCCCGCAAGCGGCTGATGGAGCAGATGGGTGCGGCGTACACCGCGCACGGCATCATCACCCTGGCCGGTTCCCGGATGTACACCTCGATGGCGGACACCGACGCGGTCATCGATGACGCCCTGACCCGCTTCGATCAGGTCTTCGCCCTGGTCGAGGGGGTCTGA